A region of Bifidobacteriaceae bacterium DNA encodes the following proteins:
- a CDS encoding ABC transporter substrate-binding protein — MYRIQRAALAVGTTALVLALTACQGSAVNQAAGESPKGDGGLSEIVIGALHPLTGANAADGQQMANAAQLAAEAVNAAGGIKSLGGAKLKVESADTQGSPETGQSEATRLIEDGAVALVGTFQSGTSANVASVAERNAVPFVMDVSSLDEILEQGYTYSFRLQPNASLMGKQGAQRLVELAEDSGTPVRKVAFLYEMGNYGEAVYKGFMEEAEAAGLAVDPVIGYDAAAVSDLTTQVQQVAASDADVLAVAGYYRDSLLAAQAVGLVKPDVTAVFGVADGAFDQDTFVTDAPDGGEGYFDVNYRWDATNPATVELAGLYEERYGEAIRTSAVLTYDAIMLLADALEAAGSTESAALRDAIRGSSYQPLVVSAGPVSFDPAGENTNAGAVVTQVLDGQVRQVFPKDVAEVAYRFPAPSVGGE, encoded by the coding sequence GGATTCAAAGAGCGGCGCTGGCCGTGGGCACAACAGCTTTGGTCCTGGCGCTTACCGCCTGCCAAGGGTCTGCGGTCAACCAGGCCGCGGGAGAGAGCCCCAAGGGAGACGGCGGATTGAGCGAAATTGTGATCGGGGCGCTTCACCCGTTGACCGGCGCCAATGCGGCGGACGGCCAGCAGATGGCCAATGCGGCTCAACTCGCCGCAGAGGCGGTCAACGCGGCCGGCGGCATCAAATCGCTGGGTGGGGCAAAGCTCAAGGTGGAGTCAGCCGACACGCAGGGCTCGCCGGAGACCGGTCAGAGCGAGGCGACCCGGCTGATCGAAGACGGCGCGGTGGCGTTGGTCGGCACTTTCCAAAGCGGCACCAGCGCCAACGTGGCGTCCGTCGCGGAGCGCAACGCCGTCCCGTTCGTGATGGACGTTTCATCGCTCGACGAGATTTTGGAGCAGGGCTACACGTACTCGTTCCGGCTGCAGCCCAACGCGAGCTTGATGGGGAAACAAGGAGCCCAGCGGTTGGTCGAACTGGCCGAGGATTCGGGCACGCCGGTTCGGAAGGTTGCCTTCTTGTACGAGATGGGCAATTACGGAGAGGCCGTGTACAAGGGGTTCATGGAGGAGGCGGAGGCGGCCGGGCTGGCAGTCGACCCCGTGATCGGCTACGACGCGGCGGCCGTGAGCGACTTGACGACGCAGGTTCAGCAGGTGGCGGCGTCGGACGCCGACGTGTTGGCGGTCGCCGGGTACTACCGCGACAGCCTGCTGGCGGCCCAGGCGGTGGGGCTGGTCAAGCCCGACGTTACGGCGGTTTTTGGCGTGGCCGACGGTGCGTTCGACCAGGACACGTTCGTTACGGACGCCCCGGACGGCGGAGAGGGCTACTTCGACGTGAACTACAGATGGGACGCCACCAACCCGGCGACAGTCGAACTGGCCGGGCTTTACGAGGAGCGCTACGGCGAGGCCATACGCACCTCCGCAGTTCTTACCTATGACGCGATCATGCTGTTGGCGGACGCGCTCGAGGCAGCGGGTTCCACCGAGTCGGCGGCGCTGCGCGACGCGATAAGGGGCAGTTCGTACCAGCCACTGGTCGTGTCAGCCGGTCCCGTCAGCTTTGACCCGGCGGGTGAAAACACAAACGCTGGAGCCGTGGTGACCCAGGTGTTAGACGGTCAGGTGCGGCAGGTCTTCCCGAAAGACGTGGCCGAAGTCGCGTACCGCTTCCCGGCCCCGTCCGTTGGCGGCGAATGA